The Chloroflexota bacterium genome includes the window GCGTCGGCCGAGGCGGCGCTGGCGCTTGTGCGGCGCTATTTGGAATCCGGCGGTGCTTCGTCTCACGCCGATGAAGTCGACGCCGAGCCAACGCTGGCCGAGGTCGATGTCGCGGCCGATGGCGCCGTGCGCCCGCAGGCGTTCATGTGGCGCGGCGCGCGGCAGAACGTGACGAGCGTCGGCCGCCAGTGGGTGGACGACGCCGGGCGTCACGTGCTCGTGATGACAGCGCGCGGGACATACGAACTGATCGGCGCGCTGGCGTGGCATGTGCGGCCGGTCAGCAGCAACCCGGCGGTGGCATGACGACCGCGCAAGCTCCGCAAACGCTTCGCGCCGCCTGGGCCGTCCGCATGGGCGCGCCGCTTGACGTGTTCGAGCATCCGGGTACCCACGTCAGCATAAGCGCCGAAGTGCGCGCCGATCGGGTTCACCTGTACCGCACGCCCGATGCGTCGCTGATCGTGCTGCCGGAAGGCGCGGCGGGCGACGCGCCGGATGTATTCGCACAAGCGCCCGCGCACGCCGCGACCGCGCGCGACGTGGCTGCGCTGCTGCCGGCGATGCGGCTCGGCGCGCGCTGGCGTGACCGGATCTACGAACTGCCGGCCGCGCAGGCTTCCGGCTTCGATCATGTCAGCATCCATGCGCTCGACGCGAGCGACGCCGATGCGTTTGCGACGTTCGCCAACGCGTGCCCGGAGACCGACCGGCGCGCGGGGCAGGTGAACCTGGACGATCCGCTCGTCATCGGCTGGTGGGAGCGCGAGCGCCTGCTCGGCGCGGCCAGCCTGCTGTATCCGGTCCCGGCCGTGGCCGACATCGGCATCCTGGTGCACCCGCAGGCGCGGCGGCGCGGTATCGCCGTCCATTTGGTGCGGCAGATCGCGTGGCTGGCCGCGCGCATGGGCAAGCTGGTGCAGTACACCGCGCCGGAGCCGAACGTCGCCTCGACGGGTGTGGCGGAGCGCAGCGGCTTTGCACTGGCGCTGCTCGAAGAGGGCTTGCAGACCGATTGGTAGTGCGAACTCCGTAGCTTACTCGCCGCTTATGCCGTCTTAATCCTCCTATCAGCGCAACCGGCTATTGTCTTATCGCCCTGCACGCGCCGGACTGCATAGCCTGGCGCGCCTCGTTCGGGCCATCATCAACACCCGTTGCATCTTTGGAGGAGTTTACGTGACCACACCCAAACCATCGAATCCGGGCCGGCGTCTGCCCTGGGGCGGCCTTCTGATCGGCCTTGTCGTCGGGGCGCTCGGCGTGCTGTTCCTCGTCGTTGCGGTCGGCATGCCGTTCGCGCTGGGGCATCGCAACGATCTGCCGCTCGAGAAGCTGTACGGCGATGCGGCGGTCAGCATCGCGTCGATGCAGGGCGGCAACCAGACCAACCCGGTGGCAAACAACCCGCGCGCGATCGAGAACGGCCGCGTGGCGTACACCGGTTCGTGCGCGACCTGCCACGGCGTGGCCGGCGACGGCAAGGGTATGTTCGGTGAGGGGTTGTACCCGCCGGCCAGCAATCTGCGCGCGCACGACACGCAGGAGAAGAGCGACGCGCAGTTGTTCTGGATCGTCAAGAATGGCCTGTCGTTTGCAGGCATGCCCGGCTTTGCGGCCCAGTATGATGACCAGAACATCTGGGCGCTGGTGGCGTATACACGCAGCCTCGGCAAATCGAACGCGCAAGGCGCGCTGGTCGTGCCGACGCCGACGACCGAGCAACTGGCAAAGGCCGACCCGGCCGGCGACGCGGCGGCGCGCGGCGCGGCGGTCTACTTCGCGCAGGGCTGCCAGTTGTGCCACGGCGCGATTGGCAATGGGCCCGGCGAGCTCGGCCTGCGCGGCGGCAGTCGCGAGGCCCAGCAGGTCGTGCGGCGCGGGCGGCCCGGCATGCCGGCCTACGACGCGAGCCAGATCAGCGACGCGCAGTTGAACGATATGATCCAATACCTGAACACGTTCCCGCGCGGCCGCGGGTAGGGCA containing:
- a CDS encoding GNAT family N-acetyltransferase, encoding MTTAQAPQTLRAAWAVRMGAPLDVFEHPGTHVSISAEVRADRVHLYRTPDASLIVLPEGAAGDAPDVFAQAPAHAATARDVAALLPAMRLGARWRDRIYELPAAQASGFDHVSIHALDASDADAFATFANACPETDRRAGQVNLDDPLVIGWWERERLLGAASLLYPVPAVADIGILVHPQARRRGIAVHLVRQIAWLAARMGKLVQYTAPEPNVASTGVAERSGFALALLEEGLQTDW
- a CDS encoding c-type cytochrome produces the protein MTTPKPSNPGRRLPWGGLLIGLVVGALGVLFLVVAVGMPFALGHRNDLPLEKLYGDAAVSIASMQGGNQTNPVANNPRAIENGRVAYTGSCATCHGVAGDGKGMFGEGLYPPASNLRAHDTQEKSDAQLFWIVKNGLSFAGMPGFAAQYDDQNIWALVAYTRSLGKSNAQGALVVPTPTTEQLAKADPAGDAAARGAAVYFAQGCQLCHGAIGNGPGELGLRGGSREAQQVVRRGRPGMPAYDASQISDAQLNDMIQYLNTFPRGRG